A window of Chlorocebus sabaeus isolate Y175 chromosome 14, mChlSab1.0.hap1, whole genome shotgun sequence contains these coding sequences:
- the TLX2 gene encoding T-cell leukemia homeobox protein 2, protein MEPGMLGPHNLPHHEPISFGIDQILSGPETPGGGLGPGRGGQGHGESGAFSGGYHGASGYGPAGSLAPLPGSSGVGPGGVIRVPAHRPLPVPPPAAGAPAVPGPSGLGGAGGLAGLTFPWMDSGRRFAKDRLTAALSPFSGTRRIGHPYQNRTPPKRKKPRTSFSRSQVLELERRFLRQKYLASAERAALAKALRMTDAQVKTWFQNRRTKWRRQTAEEREAERHRAGRLLLHLQQDALPRPLRPPLPPDPLCLHNSSLFALQNLQPWAEDNKVASVSGLASVV, encoded by the exons ATGGAGCCGGGGATGCTGGGTCCACACAACCTCCCACACCACGAGCCAATCAGCTTCGGCATCGATCAGATCCTGAGCGGCCCCGAAACCCCTGGGGGCGGCCTAGGTCCGGGTCGCGGGGGCCAGGGTCATGGGGAGAGTGGGGCGTTCTCGGGTGGATACCACGGAGCCTCGGGCTACGGTCCCGCTGGCTCACTGGCCCCGCTGCCCGGCAGCTCCGGAGTGGGCCCGGGCGGCGTGATCCGCGTCCCTGCGCACCGCCCGCTGCCTGTGCCGCCGCCCGCGGCGGGGGCGCCTGCAGTGCCTGGGCCCTCGGGTTTGGGCGGCGCCGGAGGCCTAGCGGGACTCACCTTCCCCTGGATGGACAGCGGCCGCCGCTTTGCCAAGGACCGGCTCACGG CTGCGCTCTCGCCCTTCTCTGGGACGCGCCGCATAGGCCACCCCTACCAAAACCGGACCCCTCCGAAAAGGAAGAAGCCGCGCACGTCCTTCTCCCGCTCACAGGTGCTGGAACTGGAGCGGCGCTTCCTGCGCCAGAAGTACCTGGCCTCGGCGGAGAGGGCGGCATTGGCCAAGGCCTTGCGCATGACCGACGCACAGGTCAAAACGTGGTTCCAGAACCGACGCACCAAGTGGCG GCGCCAGACGGCGGAGGAGCGCGAGGCCGAGCGGCACCGCGCGGGCCGGCTGCTCCTGCACCTGCAGCAGGACGCGTTGCCACGGCCGCTGCGGCCGCCGCTGCCTCCGGACCCTCTCTGCCTGCACAACTCGTCGCTCTTCGCGCTGCAGAACCTGCAGCCCTGGGCCGAGGACAACAAAGTGGCTTCCGTGTCCGGGCTCGCCTCGGTGGTGTGA